A single Suricata suricatta isolate VVHF042 chromosome 2, meerkat_22Aug2017_6uvM2_HiC, whole genome shotgun sequence DNA region contains:
- the EIF4EBP2 gene encoding eukaryotic translation initiation factor 4E-binding protein 2, with product MSSSSGSGHQPSQSRAIPTRTVPISDAAQLPHDYCTTPGGTLFSTTPGGTRIIYDRKFLLDRRNSPMAQTPPCHLPNIPGVTSPGTLIEDSKVEVNNLNNLNNHDRKQAVGDDAQFEMDI from the exons ATGTCCTCGTCCTCCGGCAGCGGCCACCAGCCCAGCCAGAGCCGCGCCATCCCCACCCGCACCGTGCCCATCAGCGACGCCGCGCAGCTACCTCATGACTATTGCACCACGCCCGGGGGAACGCTCTTCTCCACCACGCCGGGAG GAACGCGAATCATTTATGATCGAAAGTTTCTGTTGGATCGCCGCAATTCTCCCATGGCTCAGACCCCGCCCTGCCATCTGCCCAATATCCCAGGGGTCACTAGCCCTGGCACCTTAATCGAAGACTCCAAAGTAGAAGTAAACAATTTGAACAACTTGAACAATCATGACAGGAAGCAGGCAGTTG GGGATGATGCTCAGTTTGAAATGGACATCTGA